A single window of Ananas comosus cultivar F153 linkage group 17, ASM154086v1, whole genome shotgun sequence DNA harbors:
- the LOC109723612 gene encoding protein NLP2-like — MEGFTPLDCGAMESPVLEDPFTFSALMNYDGYSEIYSPAIADQIFSALTYSAAQDVPAIWPSFASPDSAVQGRDVAIGNANSSSTAYSGCRDNMGPQKSNSHFGLSANSPFVDTSSVPRTIAGGSLPEKMLTALSLFKKSSGGGILAQVWMPIKQGDNHVLSTCEQPFLLDQILAGYREVSRQFTFSAKEAPGMFPGLPGRVFMSGMPEWTSNVLYYDGFEYLRMEYALTHRVRGSLAMPVFDSKEGSCCAVLELVTMSEKPDFDAEMDSVCNALEEVNLRTVKARPLLQNLTKNQKSAVTEILDILRVVCHAHMLPLAITWIPISSDVGNSEVFVKANGRQINSDSRNKNMLCIQESACYVNDLKMQGFLHACAEHRLEKGKGIAGKALQSNQPFFCSDVKACNIREYPLAHHARKFNLGAAVAIRLRSTYTGDDDYILEFFLPVNHKSSEEQQLLLNNLSSTMQKLCRSLRTISDAELAGIDAHEDHIHKGKYDPAVKTPFEDQNIPPDERGGDVQPEKLKSSLMRHAEKKRSLAEKNISLSVLQQYFSGSLKDAAKSIGVCPTTLKRICRQHGISRWPSRKINKVNRSLKKIQKVINSVQGVEGSLKYDPATGCLVAAVSPTQNPPLKTIAPPSCDSVLAASSRNNEPELSVLKLEHDCSHNNDHEKGEFGLLVENREESCRTTPPDSGILQYANSGGMSRLPLFSGGVLSDSHVTKEIGCPEVPHKIDYNDDGIVEHSNPSSSKIDYNDDGIVEHSNPSSSSMTDSSSGSASSHPTFKKKPKSASLNENSPTITVKAIYKNDMVRFKFLPSGGYQQLLEEIAKRFKLLNGTFQLKYRDDEEEWVILASDSDLQECLEVLENIESRRVKVLVRDIPCVVGSSPSSSCLLMEQ, encoded by the exons ATGGAGGGATTCACGCCTTTGGATTGCGGGGCTATGGAGAGCCCGGTTTTGGAGGACCCATTCACCTTCTCGGCTCTCATGAACTACGACGGCTATTCGGAGATCTATAGTCCTGCAATCGCCGACCAGATCTTCTCAGCTCTGACCTACTCGGCAGCTCAGGATGTACCGGCAATTTGGCCCTCTTTTGCTTCGCCCGATTCTGCAGTACAAGGTAGAGATGTTGCTATCGGAAATGCGAACAGCTCTTCCACTGCTTATTCTGGCTGCAGGGATAATATGGGACCCCAGAAGAGTAATTCCCATTTCGGGCTTTCTGCGAATTCGCCATTTGTGGATACTAGCTCTGTTCCTAGAACTATAGCTGGTGGTTCGCTTCCTGAGAAGATGCTTACGGCACTGTCGTTGTTTAAGAAATCATCAGGCGGCGGAATTCTCGCCCAAGTTTGGATGCCGATCAAACAAGGCGATAATCACGTGTTGAGCACCTGCGAGCAGCCCTTCCTGCTCGATCAGATTCTCGCTGGGTATCGAGAAGTTTCTAGACAATTTACTTTCTCAGCAAAGGAAGCACCGGGCATGTTCCCTGGGCTTCCCGGGAGGGTATTTATGTCCGGCATGCCGGAGTGGACCTCGAATGTGCTCTATTATGATGGGTTTGAGTACTTGAGGATGGAATATGCGCTCACTCATCGTGTCCGCGGATCTCTAGCCATGCCGGTTTTTGATTCTAAGGAAGGCTCGTGTTGCGCCGTGCTGGAGCTCGTGACGATGTCGGAGAAGCCTGATTTCGATGCGGAGATGGACAGTGTTTGTAACGCTTTGGAG GAGGTAAACTTGCGGACTGTGAAAGCCCGACCTCTTCTCCAG AACCTCACAAAGAATCAGAAATCTGCAGTCACCGAAATACTAGATATTCTTAGAGTCGTTTGCCATGCACACATGCTTCCTTTGGCAATAACGTGGATTCCTATTTCCTCTGATGTTGGAAATTCAGAAGTTTTCGTTAAAGCTAATGGTCGACAAATTAATTCAGATTCGAGGAACAAAAATATGCTCTGCATCCAAGAATCTGCCTGTTACGTAAATGATCTGAAAATGCAGGGTTTTCTTCATGCTTGTGCTGAACACCGCCTCGAGAAAGGAAAGGGCATTGCTGGAAAAGCACTTCAATCAAATCAGCCCTTTTTCTGCTCTGATGTGAAAGCATGTAATATTCGCGAATACCCACTTGCGCATCATGCTCGAAAATTCAATCTCGGGGCTGCTGTGGCGATTAGGCTAAGGAGTACATACACCGGTGATGATGATTATATATTGGAGTTTTTTCTCCCAGTTAATCACAAAAGTAGTGAAGAGCAGCAGCTTTTACTAAATAACCTGTCTAGCACAATGCAGAAACTTTGTAGGAGTTTGAGAACTATCTCAGATGCTGAATTAGCTGGAATTGATGCCCATGAAGACCACATCCATAAGGGAAAATATGACCCAGCAGTAAAGACTCCCTTCGAAGATCAGAATATTCCGCCTGATGAACGAGGAGGAGATGTACAGCCTGAGAAG TTAAAGTCTAGCTTGATGAGACATGCCGAGAAAAAACGCAGTTTAGCTGAGAAAAATATTAGCTTAAGTGTGCTTCAGCAATACTTCTCTGGGAGTCTGAAAGACGCCGCAAAGAGCATTGGTG TTTGTCCGACTACCCTGAAACGGATATGCAGGCAACATGGTATCTCAAGATGGCCTTCCCGCAAAATAAACAAGGTAAACCGCTCTCttaagaaaatacaaaaagttATAAACTCGGTCCAAGGAGTCGAAGGATCTTTGAAGTATGACCCCGCCACGGGATGCCTTGTAGCCGCCGTCTCCCCAACTCAAAACCCGCCCTTGAAAACCATCGCACCTCCAAGCTGTGATTCCGTGCTTGCAGCTTCTTCTCGCAACAATGAACCCGAACTTTCGGTTCTGAAATTGGAACACGACTGCTCTCACAACAATGACCACGAAAAGGGTGAATTTGGTCTTCTTGTGGAGAACCGCGAAGAAAGTTGCAGAACTACCCCTCCTGATTCAGGGATATTGCAGTATGCAAATTCTGGAGGCATGTCAAGATTGCCGCTATTTTCCGGAGGTGTCTTAAGTGATTCACATGTTACTAAAGAAATAGGTTGTCCCGAGGTTCCTCACAAAATAGATTATAATGACGACGGGATTGTGGAACACAGCAATCCTTCTTCCTCCAAAATAGATTATAATGACGACGGGATTGTGGAACACAGCAATCCTTCTTCCTCCAGCATGACGGATTCTTCCAGCGGCAGCGCGTCGAGCCACCCGACTTTCAAGAAAAAACCCAAAAGTGCATCTTTAAACGAAAACAGCCCTACCATCACCGTAAAGGCTATATATAAGAACGACATGGTGAGGTTCAAATTCTTACCGTCCGGCGGTTACCAGCAACTTCTCGAGGAAATAGCGAAGAGATTCAAATTGTTAAATGGAACTTTTCAGCTCAAGTACAGAGACGATGAGGAAGAATGGGTGATCTTAGCAAGCGACTCAGATTTGCAGGAGTGTTTAGAGGTATTGGAAAATATTGAGTCGCGAAGAGTAAAAGTTCTAGTTCGAGATATTCCGTGTGTTGTGGGCAGCTCGCCCAGTAGCAGCTGCTTGTTAATGGAACAGTAA
- the LOC109723588 gene encoding shewanella-like protein phosphatase 2 has protein sequence MESPDPICGGVPPLVASFVDTFVDYCVSGLFFPTNPNPNPNANPNPDPPPTRLPPAARLVAIGDLHGDLHKAREALSLAGLSEPSSSAAGASRWCGGATVAVQVGDVLDRGGDEIRLLYLLHRLKLDAARHGGALLTVLGNHEVMNVAGDFRYATPAGLDEFESWARWFRAGLAMKRLVPDLPPPRDPFRGVPRSFPGIKPEFWEGLTARIAALRPEGPISARFLAENHTVLVVGDSVFVHGGLLESHVEHGLETINEEVREWIRGARPRAPAHVRGRDAVVWLRKFSEDGEGKECDCTHLKDVLGRIPGTRRMVMGHTIQKQGITAACGEQAVRIDVGLSRGCGDGAPQVLEIGSGGNAVRVLATEPATVVGRWGVRRREDEVAKEGLAMLVKESGTGLREVEATA, from the coding sequence atggagtCGCCCGACCCGATATGCGGAGGAGTTCCCCCATTGGTCGCCTCCTTCGTCGACACCTTCGTTGACTACTGCGTTAGCGGCCTCTTCTTCCccactaaccctaaccctaaccctaacgctaaccctaaccctgatCCTCCCCCGACCCGTCTCCCCCCCGCTGCGCGCCTCGTCGCCATCGGGGACCTCCATGGTGACCTCCACAAGGCCCGCGAGGCCCTCTCCCTCGCCGGCCTCTCCgagccctcctcctccgccgccggcgcctCCCGGTGGTGCGGCGGCGCCACCGTCGCCGTCCAGGTCGGCGACGTGCTCGACCGCGGCGGCGACGAGATCCGCCTCCTCtacctcctccaccgcctcaaGCTCGACGCCGCGCGCCACGGCGGCGCCCTCCTCACCGTGCTCGGCAACCACGAGGTCATGAACGTCGCCGGCGACTTCCGCTACGCCACCCCGGCGGGGCTCGACGAGTTCGAGTCGTGGGCGCGGTGGTTCCGCGCGGGGCTCGCCATGAAGCGCCTCGTCCCCGACCTCCCCCCGCCTAGGGACCCCTTCAGGGGGGTCCCCAGATCCTTCCCCGGGATCAAGCCCGAGTTTTGGGAGGGTCTCACGGCCCGAATCGCCGCGCTCCGCCCCGAGGGCCCGATCTCGGCTCGGTTCCTCGCGGAGAACCACACGGTCCTCGTCGTCGGCGACTCGGTCTTCGTCCACGGGGGGCTCCTCGAGTCCCACGTCGAGCACGGGCTCGAGACGATCAACGAGGAGGTGAGGGAGTGGATCAGGGGTGCGCGGCCGAGGGCGCCGGCGCACGTGAGGGGGAGGGACGCGGTGGTGTGGCTGAGGAAGTTCTCGGAGGACGGCGAGGGCAAGGAGTGCGATTGCACGCATCTTAAAGACGTGCTGGGGAGGATCCCTGGGACGAGGAGGATGGTGATGGGGCACACGATACAGAAGCAGGGGATCACCGCGGCGTGCGGGGAACAGGCGGTGAGGATCGACGTGGGCCTGTCGAGGGGGTGCGGCGACGGGGCGCCGCAGGTGCTCGAGATCGGCAGCGGAGGCAATGCGGTTCGGGTATTGGCGACAGAGCCGGCGACGGTGGTGGGGAGGTGGGGAGTGAGGAGGAGGGAGGACGAGGTGGCGAAGGAGGGGCTTGCAATGCTGGTGAAGGAGAGTGGGACTGGGTTGAGAGAAGTGGAGGCAACAGCATAG